A window of the Gammaproteobacteria bacterium genome harbors these coding sequences:
- a CDS encoding ATP-binding protein yields MQETTVPITFSGRVRLKSLIIIRQEMPFEKNLFEIVRGKWQLPDSQSPMIMRPEVMHELETKMQAQAENRNFTPVLRLCGERGVGKTHIAMQFAHAHYENSRFQSVVWLNITDNNLDSLESQWVYLCAGLGLKLPEELSLADMITLAYQKIISYGEALFVFDGVEDYLSIEPYLKFNNSAITILITSRNGITWGYNDRHCELKPFTVDQAISWLEQWYKRNNRQSEREDNRQLARRAQCHPLRLQELATLITYQTGSRQHTVKFQSNVDINVIEQDEFAFRFLGYCALLCPYQEVKLDFFFLLFKGDMKLEVTEAIFLLKQHGMIGYPPKSNYFFTPSILADMALKGLSNKDKTRMVTELLQVSLKILSPSNASSMINHISHLVEICLEILETEYNNRPTFSTFYQNVRPAQLLEVVKDFSPLLIKFVDLFNQILSSNNHDTYNSLRNCIKDLRESFQQKPSFEAKYLK; encoded by the coding sequence ATGCAAGAAACAACTGTCCCCATTACCTTCAGTGGGCGAGTTCGTTTGAAATCGCTCATTATTATTCGTCAAGAAATGCCTTTTGAAAAAAATCTATTTGAAATCGTTAGAGGCAAATGGCAGCTTCCCGACTCTCAAAGTCCAATGATTATGCGCCCTGAGGTAATGCACGAACTAGAAACCAAAATGCAAGCCCAGGCTGAAAATCGTAATTTTACTCCTGTATTAAGACTCTGTGGCGAACGTGGTGTTGGCAAAACCCACATCGCCATGCAATTTGCCCATGCTCACTACGAAAATTCTCGCTTTCAATCCGTTGTTTGGTTAAATATCACTGATAACAATTTAGACTCACTAGAATCCCAGTGGGTCTATTTATGTGCTGGTTTAGGATTGAAACTGCCTGAAGAATTGTCATTAGCTGATATGATCACGCTTGCCTATCAAAAAATTATATCCTATGGTGAAGCATTATTCGTTTTCGATGGTGTAGAAGATTATCTCAGCATAGAGCCCTACCTAAAATTTAATAACTCAGCCATAACTATTCTCATTACTTCACGGAATGGAATAACATGGGGTTATAACGATCGCCATTGTGAACTTAAACCATTTACTGTAGATCAAGCGATTTCTTGGCTAGAACAATGGTACAAAAGAAATAATAGACAGAGTGAGAGAGAAGACAATAGACAATTAGCCCGTAGGGCTCAGTGTCATCCTTTGCGATTACAGGAATTGGCCACTCTAATAACCTATCAGACAGGTTCAAGACAGCATACGGTAAAATTTCAATCGAATGTTGATATTAATGTTATTGAGCAGGATGAGTTCGCATTTCGCTTTTTAGGCTACTGTGCCTTATTGTGTCCCTATCAAGAAGTCAAACTAGACTTTTTCTTTTTGCTCTTTAAGGGCGATATGAAGCTTGAAGTTACTGAAGCAATATTTTTATTAAAACAACATGGGATGATTGGCTACCCGCCAAAAAGCAACTATTTCTTTACACCCTCTATTTTAGCTGATATGGCCCTGAAGGGGCTCAGCAACAAAGACAAAACCAGGATGGTTACAGAGCTATTACAAGTAAGTTTAAAAATTCTATCTCCCAGCAATGCGTCATCTATGATCAATCACATCTCTCATTTGGTTGAAATATGCCTCGAAATTTTAGAAACTGAATATAACAATAGGCCCACTTTCTCAACATTCTACCAAAATGTCAGGCCCGCTCAATTACTTGAGGTGGTAAAAGATTTCTCACCGCTCCTAATAAAATTTGTGGATTTATTTAATCAGATTCTGAGTAGTAATAATCATGATACGTATAATTCGCTGAGGAATTGCATAAAAGACTTGCGCGAGTCATTTCAGCAAAAACCATCTTTTGAAGCGAAATATCTTAAAT